One part of the Streptococcus sp. oral taxon 431 genome encodes these proteins:
- a CDS encoding CPBP family intramembrane glutamic endopeptidase: protein MAIFNKCHAVFVGFLAFIIVTSVGYTINQGDFFQNEYIFIIAKTFWISLSIAYAKWFDMVSLRRLTKKEILLFIGSFLICVLVNIGYYSFFTVSSGAGYQHLEATSTGISLSFIASVTVFGPILEEFVFRGILQGAVFENSWLGLILTASLFSFLHAPYNVPSFIYYLFGGLMLGFAYKKSQNLSVPILVHICYNCLSFF from the coding sequence ATGGCCATTTTTAATAAATGTCATGCTGTGTTTGTTGGATTTTTAGCCTTTATAATAGTTACTTCAGTAGGTTATACCATCAATCAAGGAGATTTTTTTCAAAACGAGTACATATTTATTATAGCAAAGACTTTCTGGATTTCACTGAGTATTGCCTATGCGAAATGGTTTGATATGGTTTCGCTAAGAAGGTTAACGAAGAAAGAAATTCTACTTTTTATTGGAAGCTTTCTTATTTGTGTGCTGGTAAATATAGGTTATTATAGTTTTTTTACAGTCTCTTCTGGTGCTGGATATCAACACCTTGAGGCTACTAGTACAGGAATTTCCTTATCCTTTATTGCAAGCGTGACAGTTTTTGGGCCTATTCTGGAGGAATTTGTTTTCAGAGGTATCCTTCAAGGTGCGGTTTTTGAAAATTCTTGGTTGGGGCTTATACTGACTGCCTCTCTCTTCTCTTTCCTGCATGCTCCTTATAATGTTCCTTCATTTATCTATTATCTATTTGGAGGTTTGATGCTGGGCTTTGCTTATAAAAAGAGTCAAAATCTATCGGTGCCTATCTTAGTCCATATCTGTTACAATTGTTTATCATTCTTCTAG
- a CDS encoding CPBP family intramembrane glutamic endopeptidase has product MKKYSILFKTSAVLSYLFLFFGLSWTTQFWRNYWEFSSWVGNLIWIRNIISVLFIGLMVWILIRSSHAYLFRIPRKKWLSYSVLTMLAAVVLISFNYLTAKHVQGTNEGWNLFIAYSETNFAEFGVYLTLIVLGPLMEELVCRGLLQHAFFKNSRWGLDILFPSVLFALPHFSSFPSLLDLLVYTAVGCIFGGLTRYTKTIYPSYTIHIVNNIIANLPFLLTFLHRVLG; this is encoded by the coding sequence ATGAAAAAATATTCTATTCTTTTCAAAACGAGTGCAGTTCTTTCCTATTTATTTTTGTTTTTCGGGTTGTCTTGGACAACCCAATTTTGGAGAAATTATTGGGAGTTCTCGTCTTGGGTAGGAAATCTTATCTGGATTCGAAACATCATTAGTGTTCTCTTTATAGGTTTGATGGTTTGGATTTTGATCAGGTCGAGCCATGCTTATCTCTTTCGTATCCCTAGGAAAAAGTGGTTGAGTTATTCTGTTCTGACGATGTTAGCAGCTGTCGTTCTTATAAGCTTTAACTATCTGACAGCTAAACATGTTCAGGGGACAAACGAAGGTTGGAATTTATTTATTGCTTATAGTGAGACCAATTTTGCAGAGTTCGGAGTTTACCTAACCTTAATAGTACTAGGACCTCTGATGGAAGAATTGGTATGTAGGGGACTGCTTCAACATGCCTTCTTTAAGAATTCAAGATGGGGACTGGATATTCTATTTCCGTCGGTTTTGTTCGCCTTACCCCATTTTTCAAGTTTTCCTAGTCTACTAGACCTTCTGGTTTATACAGCAGTTGGATGTATATTTGGTGGTTTGACACGCTATACAAAGACTATCTATCCTTCTTACACGATTCATATTGTTAATAATATCATCGCAAACTTACCATTTTTGCTCACTTTTCTACATAGGGTATTGGGGTAA
- the blpZ gene encoding immunity protein BlpZ, translated as MYKHLFFLDSKTLDWLTPYILDLASDTIAFNVFVLTFVSVVVFYFLNPMLALIAIFLGAGYVVGFWLLKWFVLERLELKDDM; from the coding sequence ATGTATAAACACTTATTTTTCCTAGATTCAAAAACCTTAGACTGGTTGACGCCCTATATTCTAGACTTGGCTTCTGACACCATTGCCTTTAATGTTTTTGTGCTAACCTTTGTATCTGTGGTGGTCTTTTATTTCCTGAATCCCATGTTAGCTTTAATAGCTATATTCTTAGGGGCTGGCTATGTGGTCGGATTTTGGTTGTTAAAATGGTTTGTTTTGGAAAGGCTAGAACTAAAGGATGACATGTAG
- a CDS encoding CPBP family intramembrane glutamic endopeptidase, whose translation MEFFDKFHALCFGFLVLIIVITVPYTINHGDFFQNESALIIVSLLVTSMTVAYARQFEMISFGMLSKKQLLLFIAIFLLSVLETLVYIHFFAVSSGAGVQHLEEVSRGISLSLILTTSVFGPIQEELIFRGLLQGAIFENSWLGLVLTSSLFSFMHGPSNVPSFIFYLLGGLLLGFAYKKSQNLWVSTLVHMFYNSWPLLFYL comes from the coding sequence ATGGAGTTTTTTGATAAATTTCATGCCTTATGTTTTGGATTTTTAGTACTAATAATCGTCATTACAGTTCCTTATACGATTAACCATGGAGATTTTTTTCAAAATGAATCTGCACTGATTATTGTAAGTCTTCTTGTAACCTCGATGACTGTTGCTTATGCTAGACAGTTTGAAATGATTTCTTTTGGGATGTTAAGCAAGAAACAACTTTTGCTTTTCATTGCAATCTTTCTTCTAAGTGTGCTTGAGACGCTAGTTTATATTCATTTCTTCGCTGTTTCTTCTGGCGCAGGAGTTCAACACTTGGAGGAAGTCAGCAGAGGAATTTCTCTGTCTTTGATTTTGACTACCTCAGTTTTTGGACCCATCCAGGAGGAACTCATTTTCAGGGGACTTCTTCAGGGGGCTATATTTGAAAATTCTTGGTTAGGGCTTGTGCTAACTTCCTCTCTCTTTTCTTTCATGCATGGACCTTCTAATGTCCCTTCGTTTATTTTTTATCTACTTGGAGGCTTGTTACTGGGCTTTGCTTATAAAAAGAGCCAAAATCTATGGGTTTCTACTCTAGTCCATATGTTTTACAACAGTTGGCCACTCTTATTTTATTTATAA
- the ccrZ gene encoding cell cycle regulator CcrZ, translating to MDLGDIELTLTPIPGKSGKAYMGSYPDGKRVFIKMNTSPILPGLAKEQIAPQLLWTRRLSDGRDMCAQEWLNGKILTPYDMNRKQIINILSRLHRSRPLMTQLTRLGYSLETPFDLLQAWLKDAPESLKNNQYLRMVVEDLRGSLPNFREDYATIVHGDVRHSNWIETESGLIYLVDWDSVRLTDRMFDVAHMLCHYIPDYQWKEWLTYYGYKYNQTVINKLFWYAQLSFLSQIAKYYTNEDLENVNREIYALRIFRDKYGKKR from the coding sequence ATGGACTTGGGTGATATTGAGCTAACGCTGACCCCTATACCTGGGAAAAGCGGAAAAGCTTATATGGGAAGCTACCCTGATGGGAAGCGCGTCTTTATTAAAATGAACACCTCTCCAATCCTACCTGGTTTAGCCAAGGAACAAATCGCTCCTCAATTATTATGGACTCGCCGTTTATCGGATGGGCGTGATATGTGTGCCCAAGAATGGTTGAATGGTAAAATTTTGACCCCTTATGATATGAATCGCAAGCAGATTATCAATATTTTGAGCCGCTTGCATCGTTCGCGTCCTTTGATGACGCAATTGACTCGTTTGGGCTATTCTTTAGAAACACCTTTTGACTTGCTTCAGGCTTGGTTAAAAGATGCTCCAGAATCCTTGAAGAACAATCAATATCTAAGAATGGTAGTAGAGGATTTGCGAGGAAGCTTGCCAAACTTTAGGGAAGATTATGCAACGATCGTTCATGGAGATGTACGACATAGTAATTGGATTGAGACAGAGAGCGGTCTTATTTATTTAGTGGATTGGGATTCCGTTCGTTTAACGGATCGCATGTTTGATGTAGCGCATATGCTATGTCACTATATTCCAGACTATCAGTGGAAAGAGTGGTTGACTTATTACGGTTACAAATACAACCAAACAGTCATCAACAAACTATTTTGGTATGCTCAGTTATCCTTCTTGAGCCAGATTGCCAAATATTATACAAATGAAGATCTAGAAAATGTCAATCGGGAGATCTATGCCTTGCGCATCTTCCGTGACAAGTATGGAAAGAAGAGATGA
- the trmB gene encoding tRNA (guanosine(46)-N7)-methyltransferase TrmB, producing the protein MRVRNRKGATELLEANPQYVVLNPLEAKGKWRDLFGNDNPIHVEVGSGKGAFVTGMAKQNPDLNYIGIDIQKSVLSYALDKVLEVAVPNIKLLWVDGSDLTDYFEDGEIDRLYLNFSDPWPKKRHEKRRLTYKSFLDTFKRILPEHGEIHFKTDNRGLFEYSLVSFSQYGMKLNGVWLDLHASDFEGNVMTEYEEKFSSKGQVIYRVEAEF; encoded by the coding sequence ATGAGAGTTAGAAATCGTAAAGGGGCAACAGAATTACTAGAGGCTAATCCTCAGTATGTTGTCTTAAATCCTTTAGAAGCCAAAGGGAAATGGCGAGATTTATTTGGAAATGACAATCCTATCCATGTTGAGGTTGGTAGTGGTAAGGGTGCTTTTGTGACAGGTATGGCCAAACAAAACCCTGACCTCAACTATATCGGGATTGATATTCAAAAGTCTGTTTTGAGTTATGCCTTGGACAAGGTCTTGGAAGTTGCTGTACCCAATATTAAGTTGTTGTGGGTTGATGGTTCTGATTTGACCGACTACTTTGAAGATGGTGAGATTGATCGCTTGTACCTAAACTTTTCAGATCCGTGGCCTAAAAAACGCCATGAAAAGCGTCGTCTAACCTATAAGAGTTTCTTGGATACCTTCAAGCGTATCTTGCCTGAACACGGTGAGATTCATTTCAAGACAGATAATCGTGGCTTGTTTGAATACAGCCTAGTGAGTTTTTCTCAATATGGCATGAAGCTCAATGGAGTTTGGTTGGACTTGCATGCCAGCGACTTTGAAGGCAATGTCATGACAGAATATGAAGAAAAATTCTCAAGTAAGGGTCAAGTTATCTACCGAGTTGAGGCAGAATTTTAA